Proteins found in one Lutimonas zeaxanthinifaciens genomic segment:
- a CDS encoding NifU family protein has translation MAEKELLENIEKALGEIRPYLLTDGGDISFVSVEDDIVNVKFHGACTGCTVNQMTLKNGVEATIKKYAPQIKKVVEVK, from the coding sequence ATGGCAGAGAAAGAACTTTTGGAGAATATCGAAAAAGCCCTAGGCGAAATAAGACCCTATCTACTCACAGATGGAGGAGATATTTCTTTTGTATCAGTAGAGGATGACATAGTCAATGTAAAATTTCACGGAGCCTGTACAGGATGTACTGTCAATCAAATGACCTTGAAAAACGGGGTTGAGGCTACGATTAAAAAATACGCCCCGCAAATCAAAAAAGTAGTGGAGGTTAAATAA
- a CDS encoding glycine--tRNA ligase: MKNQEDKFKKVISHAKEYGFIFQSSEIYDGLSAVYDYAQNGVELKNNIREYWWKSMVQMNENIVGIDAAIFMHPTTWKASGHVDAFNDPLIDNKDSKKRYRADVLIEDYAEKLNVKAEKEITKAAKRFGDAFDRNEFVTTNPRVVKYLSKKDEVLSRMARSLENEDLADVKALIEELEIACPVSGSRNWTDVKQFNLMFGTKLGASADSAMDLYLRPETAQGIFVNFANVQKTGRMKIPFGIAQTGKAFRNEIVARQFIFRMREFEQMEMQYFVRPGEELKWYEDWKETRLKWHLSLGLGEEKYRFHDHEKLAHYANAAADIEFQFPFGFKELEGIHSRTDFDLKAHEEYSGKKLQFFDPEMNKNYVPYVVETSIGLDRMFLAIFSTALQNETLEDGSERIVLKLPAVLAPTKAAVLPLVKKDGLPEIAREIIDQLKYDFNVAYDEKDAVGRRYRRQDALGTPFCITVDHETKENNTVTIRNRDTMEQQRVHIQDLNSLINKEVSMANWLRK; encoded by the coding sequence ATGAAAAATCAAGAAGACAAATTCAAAAAGGTTATCTCCCATGCCAAAGAGTATGGATTCATCTTTCAATCGAGTGAAATATATGATGGTTTAAGCGCAGTTTATGACTATGCTCAAAACGGGGTTGAATTGAAAAACAACATTCGTGAGTATTGGTGGAAATCCATGGTACAGATGAATGAAAATATCGTGGGTATTGACGCTGCTATCTTCATGCATCCCACTACATGGAAGGCTTCAGGTCACGTTGATGCCTTTAACGATCCGTTGATCGACAACAAGGATTCTAAAAAAAGGTATAGAGCGGATGTTCTTATTGAAGACTATGCTGAGAAACTAAATGTCAAAGCGGAAAAGGAAATTACGAAAGCTGCGAAAAGATTTGGAGATGCCTTTGACCGAAATGAATTTGTCACTACCAACCCCAGAGTAGTAAAATACCTTTCAAAAAAAGATGAGGTATTGAGCCGCATGGCCCGCTCTCTTGAAAATGAGGACCTGGCGGATGTTAAGGCGCTCATCGAAGAATTAGAAATTGCATGTCCCGTTTCAGGATCCCGGAACTGGACTGACGTAAAACAATTTAATTTGATGTTCGGCACCAAACTCGGGGCCTCTGCTGATTCAGCAATGGATCTTTACTTAAGGCCCGAAACCGCTCAGGGTATCTTTGTGAATTTTGCAAATGTCCAAAAAACAGGTAGAATGAAGATTCCTTTTGGAATCGCTCAGACAGGTAAAGCATTTAGAAATGAAATTGTGGCAAGACAATTCATATTCAGAATGAGAGAGTTTGAACAAATGGAAATGCAATATTTTGTGCGTCCGGGAGAAGAATTGAAATGGTATGAAGACTGGAAGGAAACAAGGCTTAAATGGCATCTTTCATTAGGGCTCGGAGAGGAAAAGTACAGATTTCATGATCATGAAAAACTTGCCCATTATGCAAATGCTGCGGCAGACATAGAATTTCAGTTTCCTTTTGGTTTTAAGGAGCTTGAGGGAATTCATTCAAGAACCGATTTTGACCTGAAAGCACATGAAGAATATTCAGGGAAAAAATTACAGTTCTTTGATCCTGAGATGAATAAAAACTATGTGCCTTATGTGGTTGAGACTTCGATCGGTCTGGACAGAATGTTTTTGGCAATTTTCTCAACCGCACTTCAAAACGAAACCCTCGAAGATGGTTCAGAAAGAATCGTCCTTAAACTTCCAGCGGTACTTGCCCCAACAAAAGCCGCTGTTTTACCATTGGTTAAAAAAGACGGCTTACCCGAAATTGCAAGGGAAATTATCGATCAGCTTAAGTATGATTTCAATGTGGCTTATGACGAAAAGGATGCGGTAGGCAGAAGGTACAGAAGGCAAGACGCATTAGGAACACCATTTTGTATTACAGTAGATCACGAAACGAAAGAAAACAATACAGTTACAATCAGGAACAGAGACACAATGGAACAACAACGTGTTCATATTCAGGACTTAAACAGTTTGATCAACAAGGAGGTATCCATGGCCAATTGGCTTAGAAAGTAG
- a CDS encoding methylated-DNA--[protein]-cysteine S-methyltransferase, translated as MNSYETAYIKTPLGIARIVGNQEGISEVSVLEEKLPVTENPSQVLMECIQQLNEYFSGERKRFTIRLNPAGTAFQKKVWEELLTIPYGKTSTYMKQTMKLGDKKAIRAVASANGKNPIWVIVPCHRVVGKDGALTGYAGGLWRKKWLLEHESPSRQTSLF; from the coding sequence ATGAATTCATACGAAACAGCTTATATAAAGACACCTTTAGGGATTGCCAGAATAGTTGGGAATCAGGAAGGTATTTCGGAAGTTTCTGTACTTGAAGAAAAGTTACCCGTTACTGAGAATCCATCTCAGGTACTTATGGAGTGTATCCAGCAGTTAAACGAGTATTTTTCGGGTGAAAGAAAAAGGTTTACTATTCGATTAAATCCGGCAGGCACAGCATTTCAAAAAAAAGTTTGGGAGGAATTATTGACAATACCTTATGGGAAGACTTCAACATATATGAAGCAAACCATGAAACTTGGGGATAAAAAAGCGATTAGGGCCGTGGCAAGCGCCAACGGCAAAAATCCGATATGGGTGATCGTTCCATGCCATAGAGTAGTTGGTAAAGATGGTGCACTTACAGGTTACGCAGGGGGACTATGGAGAAAAAAATGGCTACTTGAACATGAAAGCCCTTCCCGTCAGACGAGTTTATTTTAG
- a CDS encoding Ig-like domain-containing protein — protein MKYLYLLIIVAVSFLSSCARMGRPEGGPKDFDKPVMVKSDPELKSINFKEDQIKIYFDEFVKLQNVNTELIISPPLKNAPVISPLGTPSKKITIKISDTLKENTTYTFNFAQSIIDNTEGNILDNFKYIFSTGDYIDSLKIKGQIKDAFDLEMLENPTIMLYPVEESYKDSIVFLEKPTYVGGTLDSLNWEITNIKAGDYRLIALNDLSKNYKFNPKEDKIAFYPEVISIPGDSIFDLKLFKEILPFKVVSRPKDVSKGHVIIGFEGDHREVSIRNLSASSDDFKSFFTKDRKTDTLNYYFNNFELDSMLLEISKGAYLDTITVKINEEEIDSLRIQMSSYGVLHMRDTLKLGASVPLMKIDTSKFHLLDKDSIKVPFQLELKPNRNEMDFDFKKETNQTYDLFIEPGAVEDIFGVMNDTIKSKLKTGKISDYASIYLTLRNVDRYPAIIELMNDKGETVATEYATQMREFEFRYLEPSRFMIRIIYDDNGNKKWDTGNFLLKIQPEEVYYVKTILEAKANWELEENISLQP, from the coding sequence ATGAAATATCTTTATTTGTTGATCATCGTAGCAGTTTCTTTTTTAAGCAGCTGTGCAAGAATGGGAAGGCCCGAGGGAGGACCCAAGGACTTTGATAAACCCGTGATGGTAAAGTCGGATCCTGAATTGAAAAGCATTAACTTCAAGGAGGATCAGATTAAAATTTATTTTGATGAGTTTGTCAAGCTTCAAAATGTCAATACAGAACTCATTATTTCACCACCCCTGAAAAATGCACCTGTTATTTCCCCACTCGGAACACCAAGTAAAAAGATAACCATCAAAATATCAGATACACTAAAAGAAAATACCACCTATACATTTAATTTTGCACAAAGCATCATTGACAATACGGAGGGAAACATCCTTGATAACTTTAAATATATTTTTTCAACAGGAGATTATATTGACTCTCTGAAAATCAAGGGCCAGATAAAGGATGCATTTGACCTTGAAATGCTTGAAAACCCCACTATTATGCTTTATCCGGTTGAGGAATCGTACAAAGACTCAATTGTCTTTTTGGAGAAACCTACCTATGTGGGAGGAACTTTAGATAGTTTGAACTGGGAGATTACCAATATCAAGGCCGGAGACTACAGGTTGATCGCCCTGAATGATCTAAGCAAAAATTATAAATTCAATCCCAAGGAAGATAAAATAGCGTTTTATCCGGAAGTGATCTCAATTCCCGGGGATAGTATTTTTGATCTGAAACTCTTTAAGGAGATTTTACCGTTTAAGGTGGTTTCAAGACCCAAGGATGTTTCAAAAGGACATGTGATAATAGGTTTTGAAGGTGATCATCGGGAGGTGTCAATAAGGAATTTATCTGCTTCGTCCGATGATTTTAAATCTTTTTTTACAAAAGACAGAAAGACAGATACCCTCAACTATTATTTTAATAATTTCGAGCTGGACAGCATGCTTCTTGAGATTTCAAAGGGTGCCTATCTGGACACCATTACAGTCAAAATCAATGAGGAAGAGATTGATTCGCTTCGCATTCAAATGTCCAGTTATGGCGTATTGCATATGAGGGACACACTCAAGTTGGGCGCTTCAGTTCCCCTGATGAAGATCGATACCTCAAAATTTCATTTATTAGACAAGGATTCAATAAAAGTCCCGTTTCAACTTGAATTGAAACCGAACAGAAATGAAATGGACTTTGATTTTAAAAAAGAGACGAATCAAACCTATGATTTGTTCATTGAACCAGGTGCGGTTGAGGATATTTTTGGAGTCATGAATGACACGATCAAGTCAAAACTAAAGACAGGGAAGATTTCAGATTATGCCTCGATCTATTTAACACTTCGAAATGTTGACAGGTACCCGGCAATTATTGAATTAATGAATGATAAAGGAGAAACCGTAGCCACCGAATATGCAACCCAAATGAGGGAATTTGAATTCCGCTATTTAGAACCTTCCAGATTTATGATCCGTATAATTTATGATGATAACGGCAATAAAAAGTGGGATACTGGTAACTTCCTTTTAAAGATTCAACCTGAGGAGGTATACTATGTAAAGACGATTCTGGAGGCAAAGGCCAATTGGGAACTCGAGGAAAATATCAGCCTTCAACCCTGA
- a CDS encoding Mrp/NBP35 family ATP-binding protein gives MSFKKQDIYKALESITAPGEGMNLIESNAVTNVVIFGKEILVDVTIKNPSLQAKKKVEVEIMKVIHDQVDEKTDVKVNIKVDAPAKPAPIRGNEIPGIKNIIAVASGKGGVGKSTVTANLAVTLAKMGFSVGILDADVYGPSMPIMFDVAKERPLSVNVQGKSKMQPIENYGVKLLSLGFFTDPNQAVIWRGAMASKALNQMIFDANWGELDFLLVDLPPGTGDIHLSMVQAVPITGAVIVSTPQPIALADAKRGVAMFQQENIQVPVLGIIENMSYFTPAELPDNKYYIFGKDGAKNLSADLETALLGELPLVQSIREAGDVGHPVALQEDTALEKAFIDTTQNMLTQLVKRNEDLPPTEVVRITTMSGCSTK, from the coding sequence ATGAGTTTTAAAAAACAGGATATATATAAAGCACTCGAATCGATCACTGCTCCGGGTGAAGGCATGAATCTTATTGAGAGTAATGCAGTTACAAATGTGGTGATTTTTGGAAAAGAGATTCTCGTTGATGTCACCATTAAAAATCCGTCGCTGCAGGCAAAGAAAAAAGTTGAGGTTGAAATCATGAAAGTGATTCACGATCAGGTCGACGAAAAAACAGATGTCAAGGTCAATATTAAGGTCGACGCACCGGCCAAACCAGCTCCCATCAGAGGTAATGAGATTCCTGGAATTAAAAATATCATTGCGGTGGCTTCCGGAAAGGGTGGTGTAGGTAAATCTACCGTAACCGCAAACCTGGCAGTTACCCTTGCTAAAATGGGCTTTAGTGTAGGTATATTGGATGCAGATGTGTATGGACCTTCGATGCCCATTATGTTTGATGTTGCCAAAGAGCGCCCTCTTTCTGTAAATGTTCAAGGTAAGTCTAAAATGCAACCTATTGAGAATTATGGAGTAAAGCTATTGTCTCTCGGATTCTTTACCGATCCGAATCAAGCCGTTATCTGGCGTGGTGCCATGGCGTCAAAAGCATTAAATCAGATGATTTTTGATGCGAACTGGGGAGAATTAGACTTCCTGCTTGTGGATCTTCCTCCGGGAACAGGAGATATCCACCTTTCTATGGTTCAGGCGGTTCCAATTACAGGTGCGGTAATCGTAAGTACGCCTCAGCCCATTGCTTTGGCTGATGCCAAAAGGGGAGTGGCGATGTTTCAACAGGAAAATATTCAGGTTCCGGTTTTGGGAATCATTGAAAATATGAGTTATTTCACACCGGCAGAGTTACCTGACAACAAATATTATATTTTTGGGAAGGATGGAGCCAAAAATTTATCGGCAGACCTTGAAACGGCTCTTTTAGGTGAACTTCCCCTTGTGCAAAGTATCAGAGAAGCAGGAGATGTTGGGCACCCCGTAGCCCTTCAGGAAGATACGGCCCTCGAAAAAGCCTTTATCGATACAACACAGAATATGTTGACTCAATTGGTGAAAAGAAATGAAGATCTGCCACCGACAGAAGTTGTGAGGATCACAACAATGTCAGGTTGCAGTACAAAATAA
- a CDS encoding TatD family hydrolase — MMITDTHTHLYVEQFDDDRTEVIEKAISMGIKRFFIPAIDASYYSRMYELEQSFPENIFLMAGLHPTHVKKDYLRELSEVEKQLDNHKFYAIGEIGIDLYWDRTHLKEQVEAFQIQISWAKKRNLPIVIHCREAFDEIFDVLDQVNDENLTGIFHCFTGNREQAEKVLSYGFKMGIGGVVTFRNGGLDKFIGEIPLEHIVLETDSPYLAPTPFRGKRNESSYLMNILDKLADIYGCSTEKIAQITTHNSKEIFGV, encoded by the coding sequence ATACACACACCCACTTGTATGTCGAACAATTTGATGATGACAGGACGGAAGTTATAGAAAAGGCTATCTCAATGGGTATCAAACGATTCTTTATTCCTGCAATTGATGCCTCTTATTATTCAAGAATGTATGAATTGGAGCAGTCCTTTCCTGAGAATATATTTTTGATGGCCGGCCTGCATCCTACTCATGTAAAGAAGGATTACTTGAGGGAGTTATCGGAAGTAGAGAAACAACTGGATAACCATAAGTTTTACGCGATTGGTGAAATTGGAATTGACCTTTACTGGGACAGGACCCATCTAAAAGAACAGGTAGAGGCTTTTCAAATCCAGATATCCTGGGCAAAAAAACGAAACTTGCCCATTGTTATCCATTGCAGGGAAGCCTTTGATGAGATTTTTGACGTGCTGGATCAGGTCAACGATGAAAACCTGACCGGAATTTTTCACTGTTTTACGGGGAACAGAGAGCAAGCCGAAAAAGTTTTGTCTTATGGGTTTAAGATGGGAATTGGGGGAGTTGTAACCTTTAGGAATGGTGGCCTGGATAAATTTATAGGGGAAATACCTCTGGAACATATTGTGCTTGAAACGGATTCTCCTTATCTTGCTCCAACGCCATTTCGAGGGAAAAGAAATGAAAGTAGCTATTTGATGAATATTCTGGATAAACTAGCTGATATTTACGGCTGTAGTACTGAAAAAATAGCTCAGATCACAACGCATAATTCTAAGGAAATCTTTGGTGTTTAA
- a CDS encoding ComF family protein — MLINKYLSHVFVKNLVELFFPECCVNCHRIVEEPKFYLCYLCISEIPLTHYSFYWYNPLEISFKGRVELVSGASLMYFEKGGLVQKMLHEIKYRQKPAIASFFGKWLGAEMLASKRFESVDMILPLPLHKDKKKQRGYNQSEYFGKALAETMGKEYRDDLLLRLAGAESQTNKDRSDRMLAIDNEYMVTDGNFLIKRHVMIVDDIITSGATLQACSAAFLSLPDIRLSFASIAFTP; from the coding sequence GTGTTGATAAATAAATATTTAAGTCATGTATTCGTTAAAAATTTAGTCGAATTATTTTTTCCTGAATGCTGTGTCAATTGCCATAGGATTGTAGAGGAACCCAAATTTTATCTCTGCTATCTGTGTATTTCAGAAATCCCGCTGACACATTATAGTTTTTACTGGTATAACCCCCTGGAAATTTCTTTTAAAGGACGTGTGGAACTCGTTTCGGGAGCATCCTTGATGTATTTTGAAAAGGGAGGTCTGGTTCAGAAAATGTTGCATGAGATAAAGTACAGGCAAAAACCAGCTATTGCCTCCTTTTTTGGTAAGTGGTTGGGAGCTGAAATGCTGGCTTCCAAACGTTTTGAAAGTGTTGATATGATACTTCCTTTACCTTTACACAAGGACAAAAAGAAGCAAAGAGGATACAATCAATCGGAATATTTTGGAAAGGCACTGGCTGAAACAATGGGCAAGGAATACCGGGATGATCTGTTGTTACGCCTCGCAGGTGCAGAAAGCCAGACAAATAAAGACAGATCTGACAGGATGCTTGCGATTGACAATGAATACATGGTTACGGATGGTAATTTTTTGATCAAAAGACATGTAATGATAGTAGATGATATTATTACCTCCGGAGCCACACTTCAGGCCTGTTCTGCCGCATTTTTGAGTCTACCTGATATTCGATTGAGTTTTGCTTCCATCGCATTTACACCTTAA